The nucleotide sequence CAAACAGAGGGGGGAGGGAGCATATCTGGCGATGGGTTGTCGTGTCTATGACTTACTTGaaacaaagaacatgatccCTGCTGCAAATGAGCGGTTGAATCTCTCAAACGCAGAGAAATGAGCAAATGAGAGGATTCCTGCGATGATGCCAGCAAAGCAGGTCATGGCGGACAGGATCATGAAAGCTCGAGTGGCATTCCAGTAGGCTGTGGAGGAGAGGACAAGCTTAAGAAAGAATCCACACAAGCTTTATACAGAAATGACCCAAATTAGATGGGCCTTGCAGTTTCACTAAAAATTTAGGTTACAATTTTCATTTCCTGTCttcctttgtttttgctgaattGATTTCTTGTAAGATGTTTTCGTGTGCAGCGAGATGCAAAAGACACCAGGTACAACTGCAGTTCTTAAATTAGTGCCAACACTGTTCAAGATAAGAACAGTGTTGGCACGTTATTGTCCAACAATGGAGAAAATTAGGCGTGACAGCACCAAAGATACAGACAGTAAAACACCCAGGTGTATTTAAAACTGTCAACTAAAAGATTTaagatattttatatatatatatatatatatatatatatatatatatatatatatatatatatatatatatatatacttttaatCTTTCAAAATATAAGAAGAGAATACTAATAACTTATAGTCAGACTCTTGCAACCTGTTGTggttcaaatgaaaatataccTGCAGCTTTGTTCCAGTTTTAATTTGATGCTCAGCTCATGCGCCTTAATGGGCcttcagtaaaacatttttacagcgCTCATTGTCCACTTGGTTTGGATTAACAATGCCAAAAAAATTACTTTGTCAAACTCAATCCAGGTGGAAAACCAGTAACATTCAGATAATGCACAGCTTTGCTCTGTGACTGATGGGAGAGCTGCTTGTCTTATACCATTTTAATCCTTTTAAACAGGAGGGAACAGACATCAGGCAGGCTAAATGAGGATGTGACTTTCTTTAGTCATTGCGCTTATTTGTATTACAAACATAATGATGTTATTTCCTTCAGATAATAATTTATCTTACCACACCTTAACAGATATGACAAtgaattcatctttttttccttaaaaaaaaacaaaacaaaaaaaaaaagacttaccAATGCTGTCGGTCTGCATGTAGCATTTGCCAGACATGCAGTACCTCCACAGGCCCTGATGGGCAAAGCTGCCCGAAAGGCGGTACTGCATCCAGTAGTCTGTTGCTGTGGAGACCACCAGCAAGATGTTCCCCACAATGGCACAGAACAGGCCCCCTCCCATGAAGCTGTACATCATGAGTGACGCTAAGACGCCGGCAAAGGCTTTATGCTCTGCAAACAAGGGCACAAAGTCAACTTATTAGTAAACGTGTGGACACAAGTCAGATATAAGTCCCACATTTAGTGACTTTAGAACAGAGATGATTAAATCAAGAAAGACTCGGATTTGAATCTTTTAAGTTGAAATCAGATTCAATGTTACAACAAAGTTTGCCATGTAAAACAAGGGTCgcctatacatttttttaaaatcaacagTTAACTTTTTTAGTTTAGAGTCAGTTCACACTCGCTGCAAAGAGTGGCACAACATCTCGTGGCACCAGATTTTATCAGGCATGGGACAGTGGCCCATAAACatgatttatgttcaagtagtttattgttgtgttgtaATCACAGACCTCTACCAGCTCCATGACATGGTAGGAagttacaggaaaaaaacaaatacatgtaGAATGATCTATTTGGTTACACGAATGGTCAAACAAAAATTAATTACAGTATgcaaaacacctaaaaataCGGAAAGAGAAGGAACAGAGCTCAATTTTCATCCAGCAtttgctgttacacaaacaatGACAAGTCCATGGGCTTTCCTGAGATAATGAGAAAATAAGTGTTTCATAAGAAGAAAACTACATGGAAATACTGCTCTTGGCTTTTCTAAGTGACCAATATCTagttaatgttattttaacagCTAAGTAAATACTCTTGATTTCAAATGAATTTATGTGGGCTTTTATAAGTTCTTTTATAAGTGTGATGTcaattgtttaaagaaaaatccaTAAATGGTGAAAAATGTCTTCAGATTTAGGCTGTTTAGTAAAAAGGTGATGTATTGCATCAATTACCAAACAGTTCAAGTGTCAGTCTCATTCCAACATCataaagaatgataaaacatagACTGAAAAGCAACAAATGCCTGCAgttgttaataaaaaaacaaaataatatttctaaaGAAAGCTACTCAAATGCAATAGCCACCTAATTTTATGTGatctaataaaaaacattctttgaaCAAATAAGAACAAATAATTAGTAAAGTAACCAAATACCTCATTTTGTTAAGCACCATTAATAACATTTCAGAAAGTATTATTAGTCCATCATGACATTACAAATTTGTTCAGCTTACTTATGTAAGAATCACATTTCCAGCAGTCGAACTTGGGTTTCACCTCATGTTTTGTGCGTCTTGACTTTGGACTCAACTTGGGATTTGACTCAAGAATATACTGATTTGTGAGATGCAAAACAACAACTTAGTCCCAGCTCTGCCTTTTGTAGCCTATTATTCATATTACTTGTTGGGAAAACCAAGAACACATTGGACAAAGCAGTCAGGATGCAAGTTTAGAACTTGAGATTTAACACTGCACTTGTTTGTCTTTACTTAGAACTCAATTTGGGACATGCATGTACTTAACTG is from Fundulus heteroclitus isolate FHET01 chromosome 3, MU-UCD_Fhet_4.1, whole genome shotgun sequence and encodes:
- the lim2.5 gene encoding lens intrinsic membrane protein 2.5: MMYSFMGGGLFCAIVGNILLVVSTATDYWMQYRLSGSFAHQGLWRYCMSGKCYMQTDSIAYWNATRAFMILSAMTCFAGIIAGILSFAHFSAFERFNRSFAAGIMFFVSTLFVLLAMAIYTGVTVNFLGKRFGDWRFSWSYILGWVALLMTFFAGIFYMCAYRMHECRRVAGPR